One part of the Sarcophilus harrisii chromosome 5, mSarHar1.11, whole genome shotgun sequence genome encodes these proteins:
- the ENO2 gene encoding gamma-enolase — protein sequence MSIERIHAREILDSRGNPTVEVDLHIAKGLFRAAVPSGASTGIHEALELRDGDKLRYLGKGVQKAVDHINNTIAPALISSGISVVEQEKLDNLMLELDGTENKSKFGANAILGVSLAICKAGAAERELPLYRHIAQLAGNSDLILPVPAFNVINGGSHAGNKLAMQEFMILPVGAESFRDAMRLGAEVYHTLKGVIKDKYGKDATNVGDEGGFAPNILENSEALELVKEAIDKAGYTEKIVIGMDVAASEFYRDGKYDLDFKSPPDPSRYISGDQLGALYRGFVRDYPVVSIEDPFDQDDWAAWSKFTANMGIQIVGDDLTVTNPKLIERAVEEKACNCLLLKVNQIGSVTEAIQACKLAQENGWGVMVSHRSGETEDTFIADLVVGLCTGQIKTGAPCRSERLAKYNQLMRIEEELGDEARFAGHNFRNPSVL from the exons ATGTCAATTGAGCGCATCCACGCCCGGGAGATCCTGGATTCCCGTGGTAACCCTACAGTGGAGGTGGATCTCCACATAGCCAAAG gTCTTTTCCGGGCAGCAGTGCCTAGTGGGGCATCCACTGGCATTCATGAGGCACTAGAGCTGAGGGATGGGGACAAACTTCGTTACTTGGGCAAAG gTGTACAGAAAGCTGTGGATCACATCAATAATACCATCGCTCCTGCATTGATCAGTTCT GGCATTTCTGTGGTGGAGCAGGAGAAGCTTGACAACCTGATGTTAGAGTTGGATGGGACTGAGAACAAAT CCAAATTTGGGGCCAATGCCATTCTGGGTGTGTCTTTGGCCATATGCAAAGCTGGGGCAGCCGAACGAGAATTGCCTCTCTATCGCCACATTGCCCAACTGGCTGGGAACTCGGATCTCATCCTACCTGTACCT GCTTTCAATGTGATCAATGGTGGCTCCCATGCAGGAAATAAGCTAGCCATGCAGGAGTTCATGATCCTTCCTGTGGGGGCTGAGAGCTTCCGGGATGCCATGAGGCTTGGGGCTGAGGTTTACCATACACTCAAGGGTGTCATCAAGGACAAGTATGGCAAGGATGCTACCAACGTGGGGGATGAAGGTGGCTTTGCTCCCAATATCCTGGAGAACAGTGAGG CCCTGGAGTTGGTGAAGGAAGCCATCGACAAGGCCGGCTACACAGAAAAAATCGTTATTGGCATGGATGTGGCTGCCTCTGAATTTTACCGTGATGGCAAATATGACCTAGACTTCAAGTCCCCTCCTGACCCTTCTCGATACATCTCTGGGGACCAGCTGGGTGCCCTCTACCGGGGCTTCGTCAGAGACTACCCAG TTGTCTCCATTGAGGATCCATTTGATCAGGATGACTGGGCTGCTTGGTCCAAGTTTACAGCTAACATGGGCATCCAAATTGTGGGTGATGACCTGACCGTGACAAACCCAAAGCTAATTGAACGAGCAGTGGAAGAGAAAGCCTGCAACTGCCTGTTGCTCAAGGTCAATCAGATCGGCTCTGTCACAGAGGCTATCCAAGC GTGTAAGCTGGCCCAGGAGAATGGCTGGGGTGTCATGGTGAGCCATCGCTCTGGAGAGACAGAAGACACCTTCATCGCTGATCTGGTAGTGGGGCTATGCACAGGCCAG ATCAAGACAGGTGCCCCATGTCGTTCTGAGCGTCTGGCCAAGTACAACCAACTCATGAG GATCGAGGAAGAGCTGGGAGATGAAGCTCGATTTGCTGGGCACAATTTCCGTAACCCCAGCGTGCTGTGA
- the LRRC23 gene encoding leucine-rich repeat-containing protein 23 isoform X2, protein MMRTWKNMTPRRRNQRKKKMKKRQMKKRKRKGKKLKRELTDISLLSSYIHLRYVDLSENRLSDLSPLNNLTHLLWLKLDYNRLQSARMVELPYLQIASFAYNQIIDTEGITHPKLASLDLKGNNIKKITGLDPQKLSNLHTLELRGNQLESTLGLELPKLKSLYLAQNQLKKIEGIENLQQLSTLHLRDNKISELDGFSSEMKLLQYLNLRGNLVTNMSELIKLKDLPQLRALILLENPCTDETDYRQEALVHLPQLERLDKEFYEEEERAEADEIRQRLKEEQEQEVDQDLDAYIDKEADDIDDNAF, encoded by the exons ATGATGAGGACATGGAAGAATATGACCCCGAGGAGGAGGaaccagaggaagaaaaagatgaaaaagagacagatgaagaagagaaagaggaaggggaagaagctGAAGAG GGAACTGACTGACATTTCTCTACTGTCCTCCTATATCCACCTGCGTTACGTGGATCTGTCTGAGAACCGGCTGTCAGACCTGTCACCGCTCAACAACCTGACTCACCTCCTCTGGCTCAAGCTTGACTACAATCGGTTACAGAGTGCCCGAATGGTAGAGCTGCCCTACTTGCAGATTGCCAGCTTTGCCTACAATCAAATCATTGACACCGAAGGCATCACTCATCCCAAATTGGCCAGCCTGGATCTCAAAG GGAACAACATCAAGAAAATAACAGGCTTAGACCCCCAAAAGCTCTCGAATCTGCACACATTAGAGCTGCGAGGGAACCAGCTGGAGAGTACCCTGGGACTTGAACTTCCTAAGCTGAAGAGTCTCTATTTG GCCCAGAACCAGctgaagaaaatagaaggaatcGAAAATCTACAACAACTTAGTACTTTGCATCTTCGGGACAACAAAATCAGTGAATTGGATGGCTTCTCTTCTGAAATGAAGCTGCTGCAGTACCTTAATCTTCG AGGGAACTTAGTGACAAATATGTCAGAATTGATTAAACTGAAAGATTTGCCTCAACTTCGGGCCCTGATCCTGTTGGAGAATCCATGCACAGATGAAACCGACTACAGACAAGAAGCCCTGGTACATTTACCCCAACTGGAACGGCTGGACAAGGAATTCTATGAGGAAGAGGAACGGGCAGAGGCTGATGAAATTAGACAGAGGTTAAAGGAAGAGCAAGAACAGGAAGTGGATCAAGACCTGGATGCCTACATAGATAAGGAGGCAGAC GACATTGATGACAATGCCTTCTGA
- the LRRC23 gene encoding leucine-rich repeat-containing protein 23 isoform X1 has protein sequence MSDDEDMEEYDPEEEEPEEEKDEKETDEEEKEEGEEAEEFIPNPITEDIMKEGLSLLCKTGNGLSHAYVKLEAKDKELTDISLLSSYIHLRYVDLSENRLSDLSPLNNLTHLLWLKLDYNRLQSARMVELPYLQIASFAYNQIIDTEGITHPKLASLDLKGNNIKKITGLDPQKLSNLHTLELRGNQLESTLGLELPKLKSLYLAQNQLKKIEGIENLQQLSTLHLRDNKISELDGFSSEMKLLQYLNLRGNLVTNMSELIKLKDLPQLRALILLENPCTDETDYRQEALVHLPQLERLDKEFYEEEERAEADEIRQRLKEEQEQEVDQDLDAYIDKEADDIDDNAF, from the exons ATGTCTGATGATGAGGACATGGAAGAATATGACCCCGAGGAGGAGGaaccagaggaagaaaaagatgaaaaagagacagatgaagaagagaaagaggaaggggaagaagctGAAGAG TTCATCCCCAATCCCATTACAGAGGACATAATGAAGGAAGGTCTCTCTTTGCTCTGCAAGACAGGCAATGGACTCTCTCATGCTTATGTGAAGCTGGAGGCCAAGGAtaa GGAACTGACTGACATTTCTCTACTGTCCTCCTATATCCACCTGCGTTACGTGGATCTGTCTGAGAACCGGCTGTCAGACCTGTCACCGCTCAACAACCTGACTCACCTCCTCTGGCTCAAGCTTGACTACAATCGGTTACAGAGTGCCCGAATGGTAGAGCTGCCCTACTTGCAGATTGCCAGCTTTGCCTACAATCAAATCATTGACACCGAAGGCATCACTCATCCCAAATTGGCCAGCCTGGATCTCAAAG GGAACAACATCAAGAAAATAACAGGCTTAGACCCCCAAAAGCTCTCGAATCTGCACACATTAGAGCTGCGAGGGAACCAGCTGGAGAGTACCCTGGGACTTGAACTTCCTAAGCTGAAGAGTCTCTATTTG GCCCAGAACCAGctgaagaaaatagaaggaatcGAAAATCTACAACAACTTAGTACTTTGCATCTTCGGGACAACAAAATCAGTGAATTGGATGGCTTCTCTTCTGAAATGAAGCTGCTGCAGTACCTTAATCTTCG AGGGAACTTAGTGACAAATATGTCAGAATTGATTAAACTGAAAGATTTGCCTCAACTTCGGGCCCTGATCCTGTTGGAGAATCCATGCACAGATGAAACCGACTACAGACAAGAAGCCCTGGTACATTTACCCCAACTGGAACGGCTGGACAAGGAATTCTATGAGGAAGAGGAACGGGCAGAGGCTGATGAAATTAGACAGAGGTTAAAGGAAGAGCAAGAACAGGAAGTGGATCAAGACCTGGATGCCTACATAGATAAGGAGGCAGAC GACATTGATGACAATGCCTTCTGA